The Magnolia sinica isolate HGM2019 chromosome 3, MsV1, whole genome shotgun sequence genome includes the window ATGTGGATCATTTAAATTTTGAGCTCACACTACTATGATGAGTTCTGATCATgatcatatatgtgtgtgtgtgtgtgtgtgtgtgtgtgtgtgtgtgtgtggaatgcTTACCAACACACCAGTTCTCGcgggttctcatgagaactttttgagaacttatTTCTATAATATGAGCTCAAAATCTGAATCGTCCACCTGATGCaccaccccatgaaacccctagcgcaccccaacttttaccctgatctaaaactttggtgggccatgatgaaAGAGGGAGGAAATAAAGGGAGGAAACTCTTTCATTTTTCCATGGCCCATTAGacttttggatcagggtaaaagttgggcctaagagtttcatggggtgctacattAGGTGGACAGCtcagattttggactcatatcctcgaaaatgagttctcaaaaagttctcacgagcaGTCTTGTAAATATCCATACATCTCATAGAAATTTTCTAATGCATTCATTGTTTCGAGTATTAATGATATTCTCGATAATATTGCCGATATTATCAGTATTGGTAGCTCGGTGATATTGATAACATTGATAGCATCATAAATTCTAAATATCGCTGATATATTGCAAAGTACAATTAATGCATCGATATTGTTAATATATCACGCTATTTTGGACTATATAAATTTCAGATATTACTTATATTGCTGATTTATCAgtaatattatcgataatattatCAATGTATTTATATgtaaaaaatctatttattaataaaaatcattttaaaattttgaaacagGTGCATAGTTGTATGTATGTACGCgtgcatggatggttggatggataggtCATGCACGTGTTTGTATGTATATATGTGCATGCATACATGGATGAATGattggatgcatggatggatggatggatggatccaccattttccccatgttttttCAATGTTTTTCTAAGTCAGCCGTTCTATGCTTTAGACTCCGTTAAaggaaaacttattatatatTCATCTTTTGTGCTATTATTTTATTCTTACATATATAAATATGTGCTTTGTTAGCATTTGCTAAAatatcattgagaaattccactaTTTTTCTCATGTTTCCCCCATGTTCTTTTGAGACAATATTACATACTTTTAGGCCTCCATAAAAGGAAAAATTAttgtttttttcatttaatttttaaataaataaatatgtgtattttagcatatattaaaagtttattaaaaaaaattccacaaTTTTCACATCTTTTCTCATTGTTTCTTTTAGTCAACGATATATTTTTAATTAAGTGTTAGCTATAAGATTGGTGATATAATTAATATATGCTTCTATATTCCCAGCCAACAATACATATAATGATATTGATAATACATCTAAATTAAAAACTATAATTTAgaaggtttaatttgagttaagtGTATTCCGTGTATGCAAATTTTTAGTTTCTATTTTTTGGACGCCTGCATATCATTCATCACAATTTGCCAGGGTATGAAAGGTTTTCTATGATGCATAGGCAATTGTACGAAGCTTGATACTCAGGTACTTAGATATTGTGCACGTAAGATACATTAACGCAGACTAAAGCGACAAATACAGTAAGATACATTAATTGTGGACCCTAATGTCTCTTAACTGTTGGGGCCCAATACCAGATTGTTATAATaaacctaacctctgattcatggacatttgttgaaataggacaatTGGATATTTTCAAACTGTCCACTAAATGTCCAGTAATCTGCTAGTTAGGTGATTAAATGAGTAtaattcatgatacatctaaaatggGCACCATAATatggacaatttaatttgatttcttatatgccatgtatgcaatttttatatgccatgtatgcaatttttaTGTTTCTTGTGTCATTCATCACAATCTACCAGAGCATCAAAGGTTTTTCTTTGGGTCCGAGTGATTATCGTCTTGGATTCCTCGCTTGAGGGAAGGAAATTGGCGTTCTCTCTGGGGTTCTCCGGGCTAACTTAAGGAATGGCCACTAAGTGGGCCGAAGGAATTACGTTCCCCCATAAACCTTGAATATTAGCCCATGTTTTGTGAGGAAATCCATCTCTTTACCTCTTCGAATGATTTGCCCAACGATTTCGCTAACAGTGCGTGGATCACCATCTGGGCATTCTCTCCCATTGATTAATACAATATTTGTATGATTTTCTGGTGATACTCCCGCAGTGGAAGTCTCGTTTGGACGGCTAATATGAGATCCAGAAACGCCTGCTGTTGATAAAAAAAATTGGCTCAGTTGGCTCATTAGGTAGGTCATAGTTGTATGAGAATTTGGGGAGTTGGATAAAAATGAGAGTTTCACTGAAGTGTGACGAAAAGAAGATGAAGGTTGAGATGGTAAGGTCTGGTCTGGTCTGTGGGAATGGGATGAAACCGTAATACAAGGCAAGATGCGTTGGGAGTGTGACGGGGTAGgtgtgttagagagagagagagagagagagagagagagagagagagagagagagacctgggaTATATGCTGTTCTTGACCGCTTTCTGGCCATACTTCCTCCACCGGTAGCCATCGTCGAGGATGTCATTGGGACTCCTTGTTTGAAATGCGAACCTTGGCCTAGTTGCCTTCTTCTTAGTCCTGCTCACCACCACCTTCCCCTTTTCATTCCTCTCCTGTTCTTCATCGTCCTCTTCCCCTCTCCTCACCGGCAGTGGATTTTGTTCCGCAAAGCCGCCTCCAAGTAGAGCCGCCCAGTCTAGATCAGAAGTGAGCAAGGGGCTGTCGAGGAGTTGTGAGGTTGACGCAGAGAATAAGCTACAAGTGGGTTCGTGGGGAGGAAGTGGGGTCGGTGCGTCTCCTTGCATGGTTTCTATTCCTAGCTAATGATTACAAGGACGGAGGAGTGGGAGAAGAAGTTGAATTTATTTCAAGAGGTAAAGGTTGTGGAAGGTGAAAAGAGGTTGAACTGAACAGTTAAGAGAGAGGTCTATATCCTCTTTTAAATATACGAATTTTTCTCTCTTCCAACACCCAAGCTCAGCAACCTAATTTTCACCTACTTTTGCTCAACAACCCGCCTGAACGGAAACGTGTGTAACATGTCTCCTTGTTACAAAATccctttttattttccaaaacaAATTACTAAACCATATCATGTGGGGACGCACGCCGACTGTGTAATGAGGCGCTCACCATCCTTTACCGTGGGGGAagaccttgtggggcccaccaagaagtgtatgttttatccaccttgtccatccgtttttccggcacgtgttagggcatgaaaccaaaattaGGCTCTCTTAAGTAACATGATGGGCTGAGTTACTTAGTGTTAACTTAAATATGTCAATGATATTATCCCAATATATCCCTTTCATTTATCTTAATTTACATTCTCATGACATTCATAGGATAATGTATAGAAAGTAAAATCTTCTTCCATTAGTAGTTCTAATATAAGCATAAACATAAAGTTCATAATCGAATAAATATATGTCCATTGTTATTCGTCCTACTGAGAGCATTATTACATCTTTAAAACGAAATCAAACTACTAAATAAAGTTACTCCTTAAGTTGCTTCGGCTTCATCATCAATCGTTTGTTGCCACGAGCCTTCATAAGGTTCATTTGGAGGTCCACTAACTATTACTGGATTATCTCCCTTCATCACCTATGGAGAAATGAGTTGCCATGGTTCAACTTAATAGGAATTGAAAACTACTGAAGGCTGTAGAAGGTTttggattaaattaatatttgtgttgacccttcatccatgtttgtgtgaccttgtgaaaaggttggatgataaacaaacatcaatgtgggccccggaaaggtttcaacggtggatgctattatctctattgttttctatggcatggtccacttgagccttggattatacttcattttggggctcatgctctaaaatgatttggctaaatgaatggacagcttggataaaacacataaatcatagtaggCCTCAAAAAGTGTTCACACATGGAAAAAGAACGGTAGTTAGCATTGTTGTGAAAATATATGATTAAAAAattgtgtgtgtgtctatatatatatatatatatatatatatatgttgagaATAGTCTCATATCAGAAAGGAGATAAGAAAatcttatatttatatatagGGTGTAcagtaccttattatttgcttggctcggctcggGCTCAGActcggtgcgagggcatgggcatgggcatgtgaggcagtgtgagTATAGAGGCGCACTTTACATATGCACATCGTGTAACAAATGGGTCGTTTCCTCACGAACAGGTGCGACAAAGGCTATGGGTCGGGTGACTGGAGGGTTGCGGGTAAGAGGTTTGAAAGAGACCAGTCCACCTTATATAGAGGTTGGAACTAGCTATTTAAGAATGGTATAATTACTCATGCAGTATAAAACTAGGCCATGCAAGATTTGTTGCAGGTGGTTAGCCTAACAGTCATAAAACAACTAGCATACAATTAGTTGTCCCATATGCATAATAGTTAGAAACAACCaaataacggctagtttctcaccaacaccCATAAACAATCTTATGAAGTTATGACCATAAACTAAAACGTTCAGCAATCCTAGCTTATATAAACAGTGCCTAGGTGTTTCATTGGAACATCACCAGTCACTCCAACCACTATCTCATACAACCCAACAAGAGCAGCTTAAGTGCTCTCTGATCAAGTCAGCGAGGTTCAATACGAACCTTAGCTAGCAAGTACCTGTGAAATAGACCAATGTAGTAGTCTAAGTTAGATATTTCATTTCTAATCCTCTACCTGATACGGGTTTTTCTTTACATTTTTCATCTGTCACCAAACTGTACGAAACCACATACAGGTTCATCATATACTAGAAGATATTTGTCTGCAACCTTCTAGCCATCTCAATTATTTTGAAAATGGGCTAATGATGCTTTTAAGAACGGCACGTGCTTAAGCCTGtctttaatattttcaatttctttattattttacgGAAATTATAAATCTGTAATTGCAATGCCATGTTAAAATAGTTCAGCCTCGCAATTCAATGCTAATGACGGCGAAGGCGCCTAGAATGGTGTGGATGGTGGTCTGCTGCTTCAGGAATTTGAAAAGAGCAGATGCGTCGGAGCAGAAAAGGTGTGCTCTTGGGAGAAGCTTGAAATCGTCTTGTTAAAAGATGAACCATAAGTATTTAACGTATGTACGGAGATTCCTTCGAAAGACTTTTGGCAGGAAGCTCTTGGGTGGAATGCTACGTGATACCTGTGAGACATCCCCACGCTAGCGGGTCCATCGCCATGCTTTTGAGACGccctccattcatccgttttttccgCTCATTTTAGCATATGCAAAAGATAAAATAAGGCGTAACCAAAACTAgttgggtcacacgagaggaaaaaatATCAggttataaggtcattcctaggatgaagtgaaacacCAAAAAATTGGTTTGATACGAAACTTTCGAAGCCATatgaatgcttcaacggtggacaATGAATCCCAACTTTTTACacttgtgtgtcccacttaagcTTCAAATCCGTCTCATTTTTGTTGGTATATCTTAAATTGATcagttgaaatggatggacggggaggatttctcacaaacattaaggtggtcCTCAtctaagcatcacagtggacgaCCTTGTCGTGAAAGGAGCATGAAATCCGCGCGTGAAAGGACACCGATTGCACCTTTCTCAGGAACTTCGTGCCATCAGAAGttagtgggcccaccgtgaagtttgtgagaaatccaacccgtccatctgtttttccagatcataagGACATGATTCGAAATCTGAGgcatatccaagactcaagtgaccTGAACGAAAGGAAAATGTGGGTGGGAAAATGGACACCGTTGAAATTTccatgggtccaccgtgatgttaatATGCCGTCCGTACGGTTCATAAGTTCATTCCTACTGATTTGAGCTGAAATATTATAAATATCAGCCTCATACGATACTTCTCTGGCCCCACGAATTCCTGAACGGTGGACGTTCAAGCCTCACTGTTTCTGTCGTGCGGCCCAATTGAGTTccgatctgcttcttttttgaaATAATGTACTAACATAATCTGGGAAaaaggatgaacagtgtggattccttacaaacatcacagtggacccgaGATTCCATCACAGGAATTGCAATATGCGTGCATGACTTAAAAGATACAGTCACGCTGGGTTGGATTTCCGGAagggagaaatttaccactgtacgacccatttatggcccatttacccgctTCAAGACACTCGACTTAGATTAAGCCCCAGCTgcacggacgacttgccaaatttaccactgtacgacccagtTATAGCCGCAGCCATTGACTAATTCAATCAAGTGGCAGTACCGCCGATCCAGCCATAGTGCCGCCAGCCTCTGGACGTGCGGTAGTGCcgcccatttttttttaaaaaaaaattaggtgggtcccatcgtcggccccacataaatttgaatgggccccacaattaatgttcatgattttggtgggccccatatttacctatgtactttttttttttttttttttacatggataacttCATTCTACCTGCATTTTTCtccaatacatatttatataaatatgtatatataagtatataattttttttttcttttttcatttctttttttattaatttaacaagaatatcttctaaaccaaaattagttacttaatgtaccctatatgattttggggtaggagaagctactttagccaaccaacctgattccaccaggtcgatggtcgaaaatccatttcattcactttgcgatcaattttaatcagttcgtTTTCAATTTCATTcgtttcatttacttcacgatcaattccaagCACTAAACGATCAGTCCCACGcaattctgcttcacttcatggtcaattccctttacttcacggtcatttttctgcatttcacggtcaattcacttcacttcacggtcatttttatgtatttcacggtcatttccggtgattccatttcatttcacgatcattttcatgcatttcacggtcaattcccttcacttttacggtcaatttgcttcacttcatgatcattttcatgcattttaaggTCATTTCAGGCGATTCgtttcattttacggtcatttccatgcatttcacggtcaattcgtttcacttcacggttaattccgtttcatttcacggtcaattcacttcactgcattgaattgaccgtaaagtgaaagggaatcgctaAGATTGAtcgtaaaatgaatggaaatgaccgtaaagtgaaggggattgaccgtgaaatgaattaaattgactgtgaagtgaaggggaatcgccggaattgatcatgaaatgaattaaattgatcgtgaagtgaacgggaagtgaagggaaattgacc containing:
- the LOC131241344 gene encoding probable WRKY transcription factor 43, whose amino-acid sequence is MQGDAPTPLPPHEPTCSLFSASTSQLLDSPLLTSDLDWAALLGGGFAEQNPLPVRRGEEDDEEQERNEKGKVVVSRTKKKATRPRFAFQTRSPNDILDDGYRWRKYGQKAVKNSIYPRSYYRCTHHTCNVKKQVQRLSKDTGIVVTTYEGVHNHPCEKLMESLSPLLKQMQYLSRF